The following is a genomic window from Chania multitudinisentens RB-25.
TGTCACCTCATCCTTATTGGCCTCTTTCGCCCAACTATAGGATTTAATGGCTTCCTTATTGATATCGCTGGTATAGGTATAAAGCAGATAGTTAGGTTCATACGCATAAAACGTGAATGGACCATCATAATGCTGCAACATATTGGAAATGATACTGCCACGTACTGGACCCACTTGCTTGTTAGCCTCATCTGCCAACACCGCCGTTGGCGCTAACAGCATTGCCATCACAACCCCAGACAGAACGCGCATGATTTTGTTCACTCCAGAAAAATTAGGAAAAGATCCACAATAAAAAAACAGGCCATTTTACACACAAAGAATCGTTTATACCCAATGGATTTCAAGACACAGGCCCGTGGTGGTGGAATGGCACCGTTCATTCCTTGTACTTTGAAAGACGGCAGGTTTTTCGTATCAGGAAGACATTTATTGGCGCCACCTGGAAAGCAACAGAAAATAAGCATAAAATCTACAAATGATTAACCTGGACTGACCAGTTGGCCCAATCACAATCAAAGAAAGGAACTATGTCGCATACACTACTCACCTTGGAAGCCGCGCGCCAGAAAATAGGCGAAATCTTCGTCTACCACATGCCATTTAACCGTGAACTTGGCCTGGAACTGCGCCGGTTTGACGATGATGTCGTCAAACTCACCTTCACCAACCAGCCTAAGCTGGTGGGGAACGCCGCACAGAATATCCTGCATGGCGGCGTGATTGCCGCCGTGCTGGACGTTGCAGCCGGGTTGGTATGTGTCGGCAGCGTGCTGATGCGCCAAGATCCCTTGATCGAAGAAGAACTGGCTTCACGCCTCTCACGGATGGGCACGATCGATCTACGAGTCGACTATCTGCGGCCAGGCCGTGGCGAACATTTCATCGCTACCGCCAGCGTGCTGCGCAGTGGCAACAAAGTGGCGGTTGCACGCGTTGAACTGCACAACCACGATGGCCTGCACATCGCCAGCGCCACGGCCACCTATCTGGTGGGATAATCAGGCAAAGTCCCGTAATTCCCTCACAATTACGGGACACAGCCTATCCCCTTCAAGTAAAATCATCGGATACCCTTTTTCTTTCCCCACGCGGTAACTGCTATGGATGCGCAACAAACCCGGCAAGGCATTTTCTTTGCTCTGGCGGCTTATTTTATTTGGGGCATTGCCCCGGTCTATTTCAAACTGCTCCAACAGATACCTGCCGACGAAATCCTCACCCATCGGGTCATCTGGTCATTCTTTTTCATGCTGATACTGGTGTCACTGGGGCATCACTGGCCGCAGGTACGTGCCACCTGCCGTAACCGCAAACGGCTGTTGCTGCTGGCTGTTACCGCACTGCTGGTGGGGGGCAACTGGTTGCTGTTTATCTGGGCGGTGAATAACCATCACATGCTGGAAGCCAGCCTGGGCTACTTTATCAATCCGCTGGTCAACGTTCTGCTGGGCATGCTGTTTCTGGGCGAGCGTTTTCGCCGCATGCAGTGGGTCGCCGTTGCATTGGCGTTTACCGGCGTGGTGGTGCAATTATGGCAGTTCGGCTCCCTGCCGATCATTGCGCTGGGGCTGGCTTTCAGTTTTGCCTTTTACGGCCTGCTGCGCAAAAAAATTGCGGTTGACGCACAAACCGGCATGTTGATCGAAACTCT
Proteins encoded in this region:
- a CDS encoding thioesterase family protein is translated as MSHTLLTLEAARQKIGEIFVYHMPFNRELGLELRRFDDDVVKLTFTNQPKLVGNAAQNILHGGVIAAVLDVAAGLVCVGSVLMRQDPLIEEELASRLSRMGTIDLRVDYLRPGRGEHFIATASVLRSGNKVAVARVELHNHDGLHIASATATYLVG
- the rarD gene encoding EamA family transporter RarD, which codes for MDAQQTRQGIFFALAAYFIWGIAPVYFKLLQQIPADEILTHRVIWSFFFMLILVSLGHHWPQVRATCRNRKRLLLLAVTALLVGGNWLLFIWAVNNHHMLEASLGYFINPLVNVLLGMLFLGERFRRMQWVAVALAFTGVVVQLWQFGSLPIIALGLAFSFAFYGLLRKKIAVDAQTGMLIETLWLLPVAAIYLFLIADSPTSHLSANPWSLNLLLAAAGVVTTVPLLFFTAAATRLRLSTLGFFQYLGPTLMFLLAVTFYGETIGHDKLVTFGFIWAALVLFILDALYHQRRQR